The Anopheles coluzzii chromosome 2, AcolN3, whole genome shotgun sequence genome window below encodes:
- the LOC120947867 gene encoding amphiphysin isoform X3: protein MAENKGMLLAKSVQKHAGRAKEKLLQNLGKVDRTADEIFDEHLTNFNRQHTCATRLQKEFSNYIRCVRAVQNASKSLMEAITEVYESQWTGSEVLYGQAKTIDTQYQQFSYKLADQVLKQLDTYALQFPEMKKKIDKRGRKLVDYDSQRHSFQSLQANAAKRKDDLKVTRGREQLEEAKSTYEVLNSELHDELPALYDSRILFLVTNLQTLFACEQQFHSETSKVYAELEAIVDKLATESQRGSYTLKKINANSNPSSPQQSPVKANLSIVNNVTNGSANANGHTSAQSVLPSPRTPSPNHQLDRQADGPEDEDDEPSYQNTEMVKAAAAAASAATKAPTTNGTTASDSTAKHGELELNGNGSAPKENGQPAATAVTESVPATTNGAATTDLPPGVLYRVKATYKYVREDVDELSFEVGDVINVVEYEDPEDQEEGWLMGNKEGTNEKGMFPANFTRPL from the exons CTCCTACAAAATCTTGGCAAAGTCGACCGAACGGCAGATGAAATTTTCGACGAACATTTGACAAACTTCAACCGACAGCACACCTGTGCAACCAGGCTGCAGAAAGAATTCAGCAACTACATCCGATGTGTTCGTG CCGTACAAAATGCCTCGAAAAGCCTCATGGAAGCCATTACCGAAGTATACGAAAGCCAGTGGACCGGCTCGGAAGTGCTGTACGGCCAGGCTAAAACGATCGACACACAGTACCAGCAGTTTTCGTACAAGCTGGCCGATCAGGTACTGAAGCAGCTGGACACCTACGCGCTACAGTTTCCGGAAATGAAG aaaaagaTTGACAAACGTGGCCGCAAGCTGGTGGACTACGATAGCCAGAGGCATTCTTTCCAGAGCCTGCAAGCGAACGCTGCCAAGCGCAAGGACGATCTGAAG GTTACGCGAGGCCGTGAACAGCTGGAGGAAGCGAAGAGCACATACGAGGTGTTGAATTCCGAGCTGCACGACGAACTGCCGGCCCTGTACGATTCGAGAATACTGTTCCTGGTGACGAACTTGCAGACGCTGTTCGCGTGCGAGCAGCAGTTCCACAGCGAAACGTCCAAGGTGTACGCGGAGCTGGAAGCGATCGTAGACAAACTGGCCACCGAATCCCAGCGCGGCTCCTACACGCTGAAGAAGATCAACG CTAACTCGAACCCATCTAGCCCCCAGCAGTCACCGGTGAAGGCGAATCTGTCGATTGTGAATAATGTCACTAACGGGTCGGCCAACGCTAACGGAC ATACTTCCGCGCAAAGTGTGCTACCGTCGCCGAGAACACCGTCACCCAACCATCAGCTCGACCGGCAGGCGGATGGGCCAGAAGATGAAGACGACGAACCTTCCTACCAGAACACGGAAATGGTaaaggcggcggcggcggcggcgtcggcCGCGACCAAAGCACCGACCACGAACGGTACCACCGCCTCGGACAGCACGGCGAAGCACGGCGAGCTGGAATTGAACGGCAACGGCAGCGCACCGAAGGAGAACGGTCAACCCGCAGCGACAGCGGTGACGGAAAGTGTTCCGGCCACCACAAACG GTGCAGCGACAACGGACTTGCCACCGGGTGTTTTGTATCGCGTGAAAGCTACGTACAAGTACGTCCGAGAAGACGTCGACGAGCTGAGCTTCGAGGTGGGTGATGTCATCAACGTGGTTGAGTACGAGGATCCCGAAGATCAG GAGGAAGGATGGCTGATGGGCAACAAGGAAGGCACAAACGAGAAGGGCATGTTCCCGGCTAACTTCACCCGGCCACTGTAA
- the LOC120947867 gene encoding myc box-dependent-interacting protein 1 isoform X2, with translation MAENKGMLLAKSVQKHAGRAKEKLLQNLGKVDRTADEIFDEHLTNFNRQHTCATRLQKEFSNYIRCVRAVQNASKSLMEAITEVYESQWTGSEVLYGQAKTIDTQYQQFSYKLADQVLKQLDTYALQFPEMKKKIDKRGRKLVDYDSQRHSFQSLQANAAKRKDDLKVTRGREQLEEAKSTYEVLNSELHDELPALYDSRILFLVTNLQTLFACEQQFHSETSKVYAELEAIVDKLATESQRGSYTLKKINDTSAQSVLPSPRTPSPNHQLDRQADGPEDEDDEPSYQNTEMVKAAAAAASAATKAPTTNGTTASDSTAKHGELELNGNGSAPKENGQPAATAVTESVPATTNGTLDHPPSASTNQLPQPDHHHQTHPPTANGLASNARGAQENGVHETTVTGASANAAPTTDVPAATVATTADAAAAAAASANTDAAVPTPTTTGAAAVLQTSAATTDLPPGVLYRVKATYKYVREDVDELSFEVGDVINVVEYEDPEDQEEGWLMGNKEGTNEKGMFPANFTRPL, from the exons CTCCTACAAAATCTTGGCAAAGTCGACCGAACGGCAGATGAAATTTTCGACGAACATTTGACAAACTTCAACCGACAGCACACCTGTGCAACCAGGCTGCAGAAAGAATTCAGCAACTACATCCGATGTGTTCGTG CCGTACAAAATGCCTCGAAAAGCCTCATGGAAGCCATTACCGAAGTATACGAAAGCCAGTGGACCGGCTCGGAAGTGCTGTACGGCCAGGCTAAAACGATCGACACACAGTACCAGCAGTTTTCGTACAAGCTGGCCGATCAGGTACTGAAGCAGCTGGACACCTACGCGCTACAGTTTCCGGAAATGAAG aaaaagaTTGACAAACGTGGCCGCAAGCTGGTGGACTACGATAGCCAGAGGCATTCTTTCCAGAGCCTGCAAGCGAACGCTGCCAAGCGCAAGGACGATCTGAAG GTTACGCGAGGCCGTGAACAGCTGGAGGAAGCGAAGAGCACATACGAGGTGTTGAATTCCGAGCTGCACGACGAACTGCCGGCCCTGTACGATTCGAGAATACTGTTCCTGGTGACGAACTTGCAGACGCTGTTCGCGTGCGAGCAGCAGTTCCACAGCGAAACGTCCAAGGTGTACGCGGAGCTGGAAGCGATCGTAGACAAACTGGCCACCGAATCCCAGCGCGGCTCCTACACGCTGAAGAAGATCAACG ATACTTCCGCGCAAAGTGTGCTACCGTCGCCGAGAACACCGTCACCCAACCATCAGCTCGACCGGCAGGCGGATGGGCCAGAAGATGAAGACGACGAACCTTCCTACCAGAACACGGAAATGGTaaaggcggcggcggcggcggcgtcggcCGCGACCAAAGCACCGACCACGAACGGTACCACCGCCTCGGACAGCACGGCGAAGCACGGCGAGCTGGAATTGAACGGCAACGGCAGCGCACCGAAGGAGAACGGTCAACCCGCAGCGACAGCGGTGACGGAAAGTGTTCCGGCCACCACAAACGGTACGCTTGATCACCCGCCGTCTGCATCCACTAATCAGCTTCCCCAacccgaccaccaccaccaaacgcATCCGCCGACTGCGAACGGGCTGGCCAGTAATGCTCGGGGGGCGCAAGAGAATGGGGTACACGAAACGACAGTGACGGGCGCTAGTGCAAACGCAGCTCCGACAACGGATGTGCCCGCTGCAACTGTTGCCACAACggcggatgctgctgctgcggctgctgctagCGCTAATACAGATGCTGCCGTTCCAACGCCCACTACTACCGGTGCAGCAGCTGTTTTGCAAACAA GTGCAGCGACAACGGACTTGCCACCGGGTGTTTTGTATCGCGTGAAAGCTACGTACAAGTACGTCCGAGAAGACGTCGACGAGCTGAGCTTCGAGGTGGGTGATGTCATCAACGTGGTTGAGTACGAGGATCCCGAAGATCAG GAGGAAGGATGGCTGATGGGCAACAAGGAAGGCACAAACGAGAAGGGCATGTTCCCGGCTAACTTCACCCGGCCACTGTAA
- the LOC120947867 gene encoding myc box-dependent-interacting protein 1 isoform X4, protein MAENKGMLLAKSVQKHAGRAKEKLLQNLGKVDRTADEIFDEHLTNFNRQHTCATRLQKEFSNYIRCVRAVQNASKSLMEAITEVYESQWTGSEVLYGQAKTIDTQYQQFSYKLADQVLKQLDTYALQFPEMKKKIDKRGRKLVDYDSQRHSFQSLQANAAKRKDDLKVTRGREQLEEAKSTYEVLNSELHDELPALYDSRILFLVTNLQTLFACEQQFHSETSKVYAELEAIVDKLATESQRGSYTLKKINANSNPSSPQQSPVKANLSIVNNVTNGSANANGRAATTDLPPGVLYRVKATYKYVREDVDELSFEVGDVINVVEYEDPEDQEEGWLMGNKEGTNEKGMFPANFTRPL, encoded by the exons CTCCTACAAAATCTTGGCAAAGTCGACCGAACGGCAGATGAAATTTTCGACGAACATTTGACAAACTTCAACCGACAGCACACCTGTGCAACCAGGCTGCAGAAAGAATTCAGCAACTACATCCGATGTGTTCGTG CCGTACAAAATGCCTCGAAAAGCCTCATGGAAGCCATTACCGAAGTATACGAAAGCCAGTGGACCGGCTCGGAAGTGCTGTACGGCCAGGCTAAAACGATCGACACACAGTACCAGCAGTTTTCGTACAAGCTGGCCGATCAGGTACTGAAGCAGCTGGACACCTACGCGCTACAGTTTCCGGAAATGAAG aaaaagaTTGACAAACGTGGCCGCAAGCTGGTGGACTACGATAGCCAGAGGCATTCTTTCCAGAGCCTGCAAGCGAACGCTGCCAAGCGCAAGGACGATCTGAAG GTTACGCGAGGCCGTGAACAGCTGGAGGAAGCGAAGAGCACATACGAGGTGTTGAATTCCGAGCTGCACGACGAACTGCCGGCCCTGTACGATTCGAGAATACTGTTCCTGGTGACGAACTTGCAGACGCTGTTCGCGTGCGAGCAGCAGTTCCACAGCGAAACGTCCAAGGTGTACGCGGAGCTGGAAGCGATCGTAGACAAACTGGCCACCGAATCCCAGCGCGGCTCCTACACGCTGAAGAAGATCAACG CTAACTCGAACCCATCTAGCCCCCAGCAGTCACCGGTGAAGGCGAATCTGTCGATTGTGAATAATGTCACTAACGGGTCGGCCAACGCTAACGGAC GTGCAGCGACAACGGACTTGCCACCGGGTGTTTTGTATCGCGTGAAAGCTACGTACAAGTACGTCCGAGAAGACGTCGACGAGCTGAGCTTCGAGGTGGGTGATGTCATCAACGTGGTTGAGTACGAGGATCCCGAAGATCAG GAGGAAGGATGGCTGATGGGCAACAAGGAAGGCACAAACGAGAAGGGCATGTTCCCGGCTAACTTCACCCGGCCACTGTAA
- the LOC120947867 gene encoding myc box-dependent-interacting protein 1 isoform X1, with translation MAENKGMLLAKSVQKHAGRAKEKLLQNLGKVDRTADEIFDEHLTNFNRQHTCATRLQKEFSNYIRCVRAVQNASKSLMEAITEVYESQWTGSEVLYGQAKTIDTQYQQFSYKLADQVLKQLDTYALQFPEMKKKIDKRGRKLVDYDSQRHSFQSLQANAAKRKDDLKVTRGREQLEEAKSTYEVLNSELHDELPALYDSRILFLVTNLQTLFACEQQFHSETSKVYAELEAIVDKLATESQRGSYTLKKINANSNPSSPQQSPVKANLSIVNNVTNGSANANGHTSAQSVLPSPRTPSPNHQLDRQADGPEDEDDEPSYQNTEMVKAAAAAASAATKAPTTNGTTASDSTAKHGELELNGNGSAPKENGQPAATAVTESVPATTNGTLDHPPSASTNQLPQPDHHHQTHPPTANGLASNARGAQENGVHETTVTGASANAAPTTDVPAATVATTADAAAAAAASANTDAAVPTPTTTGAAAVLQTSAATTDLPPGVLYRVKATYKYVREDVDELSFEVGDVINVVEYEDPEDQEEGWLMGNKEGTNEKGMFPANFTRPL, from the exons CTCCTACAAAATCTTGGCAAAGTCGACCGAACGGCAGATGAAATTTTCGACGAACATTTGACAAACTTCAACCGACAGCACACCTGTGCAACCAGGCTGCAGAAAGAATTCAGCAACTACATCCGATGTGTTCGTG CCGTACAAAATGCCTCGAAAAGCCTCATGGAAGCCATTACCGAAGTATACGAAAGCCAGTGGACCGGCTCGGAAGTGCTGTACGGCCAGGCTAAAACGATCGACACACAGTACCAGCAGTTTTCGTACAAGCTGGCCGATCAGGTACTGAAGCAGCTGGACACCTACGCGCTACAGTTTCCGGAAATGAAG aaaaagaTTGACAAACGTGGCCGCAAGCTGGTGGACTACGATAGCCAGAGGCATTCTTTCCAGAGCCTGCAAGCGAACGCTGCCAAGCGCAAGGACGATCTGAAG GTTACGCGAGGCCGTGAACAGCTGGAGGAAGCGAAGAGCACATACGAGGTGTTGAATTCCGAGCTGCACGACGAACTGCCGGCCCTGTACGATTCGAGAATACTGTTCCTGGTGACGAACTTGCAGACGCTGTTCGCGTGCGAGCAGCAGTTCCACAGCGAAACGTCCAAGGTGTACGCGGAGCTGGAAGCGATCGTAGACAAACTGGCCACCGAATCCCAGCGCGGCTCCTACACGCTGAAGAAGATCAACG CTAACTCGAACCCATCTAGCCCCCAGCAGTCACCGGTGAAGGCGAATCTGTCGATTGTGAATAATGTCACTAACGGGTCGGCCAACGCTAACGGAC ATACTTCCGCGCAAAGTGTGCTACCGTCGCCGAGAACACCGTCACCCAACCATCAGCTCGACCGGCAGGCGGATGGGCCAGAAGATGAAGACGACGAACCTTCCTACCAGAACACGGAAATGGTaaaggcggcggcggcggcggcgtcggcCGCGACCAAAGCACCGACCACGAACGGTACCACCGCCTCGGACAGCACGGCGAAGCACGGCGAGCTGGAATTGAACGGCAACGGCAGCGCACCGAAGGAGAACGGTCAACCCGCAGCGACAGCGGTGACGGAAAGTGTTCCGGCCACCACAAACGGTACGCTTGATCACCCGCCGTCTGCATCCACTAATCAGCTTCCCCAacccgaccaccaccaccaaacgcATCCGCCGACTGCGAACGGGCTGGCCAGTAATGCTCGGGGGGCGCAAGAGAATGGGGTACACGAAACGACAGTGACGGGCGCTAGTGCAAACGCAGCTCCGACAACGGATGTGCCCGCTGCAACTGTTGCCACAACggcggatgctgctgctgcggctgctgctagCGCTAATACAGATGCTGCCGTTCCAACGCCCACTACTACCGGTGCAGCAGCTGTTTTGCAAACAA GTGCAGCGACAACGGACTTGCCACCGGGTGTTTTGTATCGCGTGAAAGCTACGTACAAGTACGTCCGAGAAGACGTCGACGAGCTGAGCTTCGAGGTGGGTGATGTCATCAACGTGGTTGAGTACGAGGATCCCGAAGATCAG GAGGAAGGATGGCTGATGGGCAACAAGGAAGGCACAAACGAGAAGGGCATGTTCCCGGCTAACTTCACCCGGCCACTGTAA
- the LOC120947867 gene encoding myc box-dependent-interacting protein 1 isoform X5 translates to MAENKGMLLAKSVQKHAGRAKEKLLQNLGKVDRTADEIFDEHLTNFNRQHTCATRLQKEFSNYIRCVRAVQNASKSLMEAITEVYESQWTGSEVLYGQAKTIDTQYQQFSYKLADQVLKQLDTYALQFPEMKKKIDKRGRKLVDYDSQRHSFQSLQANAAKRKDDLKVTRGREQLEEAKSTYEVLNSELHDELPALYDSRILFLVTNLQTLFACEQQFHSETSKVYAELEAIVDKLATESQRGSYTLKKINGAATTDLPPGVLYRVKATYKYVREDVDELSFEVGDVINVVEYEDPEDQEEGWLMGNKEGTNEKGMFPANFTRPL, encoded by the exons CTCCTACAAAATCTTGGCAAAGTCGACCGAACGGCAGATGAAATTTTCGACGAACATTTGACAAACTTCAACCGACAGCACACCTGTGCAACCAGGCTGCAGAAAGAATTCAGCAACTACATCCGATGTGTTCGTG CCGTACAAAATGCCTCGAAAAGCCTCATGGAAGCCATTACCGAAGTATACGAAAGCCAGTGGACCGGCTCGGAAGTGCTGTACGGCCAGGCTAAAACGATCGACACACAGTACCAGCAGTTTTCGTACAAGCTGGCCGATCAGGTACTGAAGCAGCTGGACACCTACGCGCTACAGTTTCCGGAAATGAAG aaaaagaTTGACAAACGTGGCCGCAAGCTGGTGGACTACGATAGCCAGAGGCATTCTTTCCAGAGCCTGCAAGCGAACGCTGCCAAGCGCAAGGACGATCTGAAG GTTACGCGAGGCCGTGAACAGCTGGAGGAAGCGAAGAGCACATACGAGGTGTTGAATTCCGAGCTGCACGACGAACTGCCGGCCCTGTACGATTCGAGAATACTGTTCCTGGTGACGAACTTGCAGACGCTGTTCGCGTGCGAGCAGCAGTTCCACAGCGAAACGTCCAAGGTGTACGCGGAGCTGGAAGCGATCGTAGACAAACTGGCCACCGAATCCCAGCGCGGCTCCTACACGCTGAAGAAGATCAACG GTGCAGCGACAACGGACTTGCCACCGGGTGTTTTGTATCGCGTGAAAGCTACGTACAAGTACGTCCGAGAAGACGTCGACGAGCTGAGCTTCGAGGTGGGTGATGTCATCAACGTGGTTGAGTACGAGGATCCCGAAGATCAG GAGGAAGGATGGCTGATGGGCAACAAGGAAGGCACAAACGAGAAGGGCATGTTCCCGGCTAACTTCACCCGGCCACTGTAA
- the LOC120951023 gene encoding uncharacterized protein LOC120951023: protein MVCDFLLDGNVVYVSIGSGAWQERDEYENCRNKPFAFTVLEYWLHRVLIFKEYLPFYFIPVSNMNIKRERTKTVDLGAERTRTLIQFIQAIPYLWNSNDPLYKNKKSQAEAWESISEEMGVPVPELRHKWASLQSSFRHFLVLYQKGRASQNCEGGQLPRRRWNLYDDMLFLLASGKERTPERTVIKQNNDSTEDMDQSMDAVSHLADTKTATGNSLEMSGQNPIERTVPPPWAAVSRTPIRKQINSRHVSSVVVRQDLYAKRKVMYQTNPTYQRRKSNEPDDASPGTTTQKDDRVTNSYCDALRYGQNVGRVLAQLSPQRRHAVMIKIDEILLDTAKERYQQQYGADP from the exons ATGGTTTGCGATTTTCTCCTGGATGGTAACGTTGTTTACGTCTCGATTGGTAGTGGAGCATGGCAAGAGCGCGACGAATATGAAAATTGTCGCAACAAACCGTTTGCCTTTACCGTGCTGGAATACTGGCTTCACAGGGTTCTCATTTTTAAAGAGTATTTGCCGTTTTACTTCATTCCGGTCAGCAACATGAAtataaaaagggaaagaacgAAG ACCGTAGATCTAGGAGCGGAACGTACCAGGACACTGATACAGTTCATACAGGCGATACCTTACCTGTGGAATAGCAACGACCCgctgtataaaaataaaaaatctcaAGCCGAAGCATGGGAGTCCATTTCCGAGGAGATGGGTGTACCAGTGCCGGAACTGAGACATAAATGGGCTTCCCTGCAATCCTCGTTCCGTCACTTCCTCGTCCTGTATCAAAAGGGTCGAGCATCACAAAATTGCG AGGGCGGTCAGTTGCCGCGTAGAAGATGGAACCTTTACGATGATATGTTGTTCCTATTGGCTAGCGGCAAGGAAAGAACTCCGGAGAGAACG GTAATCAAACAGAACAACGATTCCACCGAGGACATGGATCAATCGATGGACGCAGTTTCCCATCTCGCTGATACTAAAACGGCAACAGGCAACTCGCTCGAAATGTCAGGGCAAAATCCTATCGAGCGGACCGTGCCCCCGCCTTGGGCAGCAGTTTCGCGTACACCGATCCGGAAACAGATTAATTCACGGCACGTAAGCTCGGTAGTCGTTCGGCAGGACCTGTACGCGAAAAGGAAGGTGATGTACCAGACTAACCCTACCTATCAGCGGCGTAAATCGAATGAGCCTGATGATGCTTCCCCCGGCACCACCACACAGAAGGATGACCGAGTGACCAATAGCTACTGCGATGCGCTCCGTTACGGGCAGAATGTTGGCAGAGTGTTGGCACAGTTGTCACCGCAACGAAGGCATGCGGTTATGATCAAAATAGACGAAATTCTGCTCGATACGGCGAAGGAGAGATATCAACAACAGTATGGAGCTGATCCTTAG